The following proteins are encoded in a genomic region of Chryseobacterium cucumeris:
- a CDS encoding outer membrane protein produces MKKLLLAGALALFGLSNAQMTKGDWVISGNTGMGFNNTTTTVKVGGNSVDGPKVNSFSITPSVGYFVIDKLAVGIDLGYFNTTTKYQGVKSTNSTFSVMPTATYYFTNSSKLVPFLGAGIGYASNKTKYSFYNSNINNEGVDPLLMQDTENTTDGLAWGVKGGVTYMATQSLGINLGISYDQFSNKETIMNTDVKTNIKTFGVNVGFSYFIKGKAQKSDK; encoded by the coding sequence ATGAAAAAACTATTATTAGCAGGTGCATTGGCACTTTTCGGGCTTTCTAATGCTCAAATGACTAAAGGGGACTGGGTGATCAGTGGGAACACCGGTATGGGTTTTAACAACACTACAACTACGGTAAAAGTAGGAGGGAACTCTGTTGACGGACCTAAAGTAAACTCATTTTCAATTACGCCTTCTGTAGGGTATTTTGTTATTGATAAATTAGCAGTTGGTATAGACTTAGGGTATTTTAATACTACTACTAAATATCAAGGTGTTAAATCTACAAATTCTACGTTCTCTGTAATGCCTACAGCTACTTATTATTTTACCAATTCCAGCAAGCTTGTGCCATTTTTAGGGGCAGGTATTGGATATGCATCCAATAAGACGAAATATTCTTTTTATAATAGTAATATCAATAATGAAGGGGTTGATCCTTTATTAATGCAGGATACAGAGAATACTACGGACGGTTTGGCGTGGGGAGTAAAAGGAGGGGTAACTTATATGGCGACTCAGTCTTTAGGAATCAATTTGGGTATTTCCTATGATCAGTTTTCAAATAAAGAAACTATTATGAATACTGATGTTAAAACGAATATTAAAACTTTCGGGGTTAACGTTGGTTTCTCTTATTTTATCAAAGGAAAGGCTCAGAAATCTGATAAATAA
- a CDS encoding outer membrane beta-barrel protein has translation MKKIILMGAVMLFGLSNAQIAKGTSYLSGQVEYYHSEKNEFETKRKDDVIRILPTAGYFVNNNLAVGLGIGYKSAVTKYNVSGSGFYNTIKIKDTDNAFVVAPFVRKYWTLSDKLFIFGQLQVPLEFGKEKLDFNSEGGGGDPILSAPFTEKNNYTNIGVNIKPGLDYFLTKSWSVEATIGEFGYNTYKKDLEGAKRTNDYKLGINLTSVTFGVKYVFAK, from the coding sequence ATGAAAAAAATCATATTGATGGGCGCTGTGATGCTTTTTGGTTTATCAAATGCACAGATTGCAAAAGGGACCTCCTATCTTTCAGGACAGGTAGAATATTATCACAGCGAAAAGAATGAGTTCGAAACCAAAAGAAAAGATGATGTAATCAGAATTCTTCCTACAGCAGGGTATTTCGTTAATAACAACTTAGCAGTAGGGCTTGGTATAGGCTATAAAAGTGCTGTTACAAAATATAACGTAAGTGGTTCCGGATTTTATAATACAATTAAAATTAAAGATACGGATAATGCATTTGTAGTCGCTCCGTTCGTGAGAAAATACTGGACTTTATCGGATAAATTATTCATATTCGGACAATTACAGGTTCCATTGGAATTTGGTAAGGAAAAACTGGATTTTAACAGTGAAGGTGGTGGCGGAGATCCTATACTTTCCGCTCCGTTTACAGAAAAAAATAACTATACCAACATTGGAGTGAATATTAAACCGGGTCTGGACTATTTCCTGACTAAAAGCTGGTCAGTTGAAGCTACAATAGGAGAATTCGGATACAATACTTATAAAAAAGACCTGGAAGGGGCGAAAAGAACTAATGATTACAAATTGGGTATCAATTTAACTTCCGTGACTTTTGGAGTGAAATATGTATTTGCAAAATAG
- a CDS encoding outer membrane beta-barrel protein, protein MKKILLAGAVALFGLSNAQIAKGTTYLSGSVGYSQKETDNGNYKKENFNVLPTVGYFVNTNLAIGLGVGYETEKTTTTSTTYPLPNTTTVSENVTKKPAFVVAPFVRKYWTLSDKLYIFGQLAVPMQFGKTETENSSVTTSGNTTASTSTSTEAKYTQIGVTVKPGLDYFLNKNWSIEATIGEFGYNNYKPKDGDATNNYNFGLNLSSVTFGVKYVFAK, encoded by the coding sequence ATGAAAAAAATATTATTAGCGGGTGCTGTTGCACTTTTTGGTTTATCAAACGCTCAGATTGCTAAAGGAACTACATATTTATCAGGATCTGTTGGTTATTCTCAAAAAGAAACTGACAATGGTAACTATAAAAAAGAAAATTTCAACGTATTACCTACAGTTGGATATTTTGTAAACACTAACTTAGCAATTGGTCTAGGTGTAGGTTACGAAACTGAAAAGACTACAACAACTTCTACTACATATCCTCTACCTAACACAACAACTGTTAGCGAGAATGTAACTAAAAAACCAGCTTTTGTTGTTGCTCCATTCGTAAGAAAATACTGGACTTTATCTGATAAGCTATACATCTTCGGACAGTTAGCAGTGCCAATGCAGTTTGGAAAAACTGAAACTGAAAACAGTTCTGTAACTACTTCTGGAAATACTACAGCTTCTACTTCTACATCTACTGAAGCTAAATATACTCAGATTGGTGTTACTGTGAAGCCAGGTTTAGATTATTTCTTAAACAAAAACTGGTCTATCGAAGCTACTATCGGTGAGTTCGGTTATAACAACTACAAGCCAAAAGATGGTGATGCTACAAACAACTACAACTTCGGATTGAATTTATCTTCTGTAACTTTCGGAGTTAAATATGTATTTGCAAAATAA
- a CDS encoding porin family protein — translation MKKLLLVAAVAAMGICANAQEFRFGPKAGFAMSTIKLDDKQDDLDGRKMSPKYTFYIGGMAEYKFNDNFAVQGEVLYSPLGAKEKIDGVNAGGMYFGESTKVTFGTLLVPVSAKYFITEGFSVAAGLNVGIILTAKQKTVIGSDFLDVEMEGDTGDVDIKKDIKSLNLAPFLGVEYMLENGLFFDARYSLGVSNLSNDNSGGTVKNSFAQVGVGFKFGGN, via the coding sequence ATGAAAAAACTTTTACTTGTTGCAGCAGTCGCTGCTATGGGAATTTGTGCCAACGCACAGGAATTTCGATTTGGTCCAAAAGCCGGTTTCGCAATGTCTACTATTAAACTAGACGATAAGCAAGATGATCTTGACGGAAGAAAAATGTCTCCTAAATATACTTTCTATATTGGTGGAATGGCTGAGTACAAATTCAATGATAACTTTGCAGTTCAGGGAGAAGTTTTGTATTCACCACTTGGAGCCAAGGAGAAAATTGATGGAGTAAATGCTGGAGGAATGTATTTTGGTGAATCAACTAAAGTAACTTTTGGAACTCTTTTGGTTCCTGTTTCTGCAAAATACTTTATTACAGAAGGGTTCTCTGTAGCTGCAGGTCTTAACGTAGGAATTATCCTTACTGCTAAACAAAAGACTGTGATAGGTTCAGATTTCCTTGACGTAGAAATGGAAGGAGATACCGGTGATGTAGATATTAAAAAAGATATCAAGTCTTTAAATCTTGCCCCTTTCTTAGGGGTTGAATATATGCTGGAAAACGGACTTTTCTTTGATGCAAGATACAGCTTAGGAGTATCCAACCTATCCAATGATAACAGCGGAGGTACAGTAAAGAACAGCTTTGCTCAGGTAGGTGTAGGTTTCAAATTCGGAGGAAATTAA